Proteins from a genomic interval of Diospyros lotus cultivar Yz01 chromosome 6, ASM1463336v1, whole genome shotgun sequence:
- the LOC127804332 gene encoding uncharacterized protein LOC127804332 — MADSGNSPDQTREVPENVGQGSGTAPPEVPVTDLPAAEQTGGEGSSTAASGSGPSEPAPPPPPPPPPAAAAAQAAGGGPYVCHLCNPPTAFDNDRAMAGHMRRHRDRAWRGSFPPPVFSRQEFMGDDIARGLLNAPIQEQEAALAAERGFVHHFDLNMGVPGADEPAPAGPSGGDIPATGLSEDDTV; from the coding sequence ATGGCCGATTCCGGAAACTCTCCCGACCAAACCCGAGAAGTCCCTGAAAACGTCGGCCAAGGGTCCGGAACTGCTCCTCCGGAAGTTCCAGTTACTGACCTCCCCGCCGCCGAACAAACCGGTGGCGAGGGCAGCTCTACTGCTGCTTCTGGGTCTGGCCCTTCTGAGCCCGCACCGCCcccgcctcctcctcctcctcctgctgctgctgctgctcagGCAGCAGGCGGTGGCCCATATGTTTGCCACTTGTGCAACCCGCCCACAGCGTTCGACAACGACAGGGCAATGGCGGGGCATATGCGCAGGCATAGAGACAGGGCATGGAGAGGTTCATTTCCACCTCCTGTCTTTAGTAGACAAGAATTCATGGGCGATGACATCGCCAGGGGGCTGCTGAACGCCCCAATCCAAGAACAGGAGGCGGCGCTCGCCGCCGAGAGGGGGTTTGTCCACCACTTCGATCTGAACATGGGGGTGCCGGGGGCGGACGAGCCTGCCCCGGCCGGGCCATCTGGGGGAGACATTCCTGCCACTGGTCTCTCGGAGGACGACACTGTCTGA